In the genome of Leptospira sanjuanensis, one region contains:
- a CDS encoding AbrB/MazE/SpoVT family DNA-binding domain-containing protein, whose translation MVKKLIQHGNSSALIIEKPILELLHITSDTSLDISTDGKSLIITPIDKKLEASLGKINKKHGKTLKLLAE comes from the coding sequence ATGGTCAAAAAACTGATTCAACATGGTAACAGTTCAGCCTTAATTATAGAAAAACCAATACTTGAACTTTTACATATTACTTCAGATACTTCATTGGATATTAGTACCGATGGTAAAAGTTTAATAATCACTCCGATTGATAAAAAATTAGAAGCCAGTCTTGGAAAAATAAACAAGAAACATGGCAAGACACTTAAGCTACTTGCTGAATGA
- a CDS encoding putative toxin-antitoxin system toxin component, PIN family — protein sequence MKVVLDTNVLYQALRAKKGASRAILELVFDQKIKLGLSIPVFKEYEEVLNRRTSKADLGINDKEIKKILGFIAYASYPQTIYFAFRPNLRDEDDNHFVELAIACNADYLITSNVKDYLIDNDLKFQDLKVITPSNFMNYWRENYENKS from the coding sequence TTGAAAGTCGTCTTAGATACAAATGTTCTTTATCAAGCGTTAAGAGCAAAAAAAGGGGCTTCCCGAGCAATTCTGGAATTAGTTTTCGATCAGAAAATTAAGTTAGGATTATCGATACCAGTCTTTAAAGAATATGAAGAAGTGCTAAATAGGCGGACTTCAAAAGCAGATTTAGGAATTAACGATAAAGAAATAAAAAAGATATTGGGATTTATTGCTTACGCAAGTTATCCGCAAACGATTTATTTTGCCTTTCGTCCAAACCTGCGCGATGAGGATGATAATCATTTTGTCGAACTTGCAATAGCCTGTAACGCGGATTATTTAATTACTAGTAACGTAAAAGATTATCTAATAGATAACGATTTAAAATTTCAAGATTTGAAAGTTATAACACCGTCGAATTTTATGAATTATTGGAGGGAGAATTATGAAAACAAAAGCTAG
- a CDS encoding type II toxin-antitoxin system RelE/ParE family toxin codes for MIKSFGDKETERIFHQEFSKKIPPEIQSRALIKLLILENAEKEEDLKSPPANRFEHLKGNLKNYCSIRINDQWRITFKFADGNCFDVSIADYH; via the coding sequence ATGATCAAATCTTTCGGAGATAAAGAAACTGAGAGGATTTTTCATCAAGAATTCTCAAAGAAAATTCCTCCGGAAATACAGAGTAGGGCGCTAATCAAACTTCTCATTCTAGAAAATGCTGAAAAAGAAGAAGATTTAAAGAGTCCACCAGCTAATAGATTTGAGCATTTAAAAGGGAACTTAAAGAATTATTGTTCAATCAGGATAAATGACCAGTGGAGAATTACATTTAAATTCGCTGATGGAAATTGCTTTGATGTGTCTATCGCTGATTATCATTGA
- a CDS encoding type II toxin-antitoxin system death-on-curing family toxin, giving the protein MFIKTRSKNTAVLTVASAISQPLSSFDNQEFHTGLIQKAAAYLFYICKNHAFVDGNKRVALASALIFLDLNGIEIEDQDDLLYELTIGIADGSVSLESIIKTLEKLKL; this is encoded by the coding sequence ATATTCATAAAAACCAGATCGAAGAATACGGCGGTTCTTACGGTTGCGTCAGCAATTTCTCAACCACTTTCGAGCTTTGATAATCAAGAATTTCATACAGGCTTAATACAAAAGGCTGCTGCATATTTATTTTATATATGTAAAAATCACGCCTTTGTTGATGGAAATAAGCGCGTAGCACTTGCGTCCGCTCTTATCTTTCTCGATCTAAACGGAATTGAAATAGAAGACCAAGACGATTTATTATATGAACTTACGATTGGGATCGCTGATGGAAGCGTTTCACTAGAAAGCATTATAAAGACTTTAGAAAAATTAAAACTTTAA
- a CDS encoding helix-turn-helix domain-containing protein — MIAELEKVKNVWPEIKEVISYPRTQKQYKKLVEILDDLIDEVGNDEKHSLAPLMETIGNIVESYESDHFIEIESDPIEILKSLMEERGLSQKDMKELGSQGVVSEILNGKRELNVRQVKALSKRFNVSPAVFI, encoded by the coding sequence ATGATTGCTGAATTAGAAAAAGTAAAGAACGTATGGCCTGAGATTAAAGAGGTTATTTCATATCCGAGAACTCAAAAGCAATATAAAAAACTCGTAGAAATATTAGATGATTTAATTGATGAAGTAGGCAACGACGAAAAGCATTCATTAGCTCCATTGATGGAAACAATTGGCAACATTGTTGAATCCTATGAATCCGATCACTTCATAGAGATTGAATCGGATCCGATTGAAATTTTAAAGTCTTTAATGGAAGAGCGTGGACTTTCTCAAAAAGATATGAAAGAGCTTGGTAGTCAAGGCGTTGTATCTGAAATTTTGAATGGTAAAAGGGAATTAAATGTAAGACAAGTTAAAGCGTTGTCTAAAAGATTTAATGTTTCTCCTGCTGTTTTTATTTAA
- the mazF gene encoding endoribonuclease MazF gives MVKSKRYTPEKGDIVWLSFTPQAGHEQKGRRPALVLSPKEYNSKTGLAIFCPITSKIKGYPFEVLIKSRKIDGVVLSDQVKNLDWTIREAEFIESVNKVSLKEVLDNIKLLLF, from the coding sequence GTGGTAAAGAGTAAAAGATATACTCCTGAGAAAGGAGATATAGTTTGGTTGAGCTTTACTCCTCAAGCAGGTCATGAACAGAAAGGTCGTAGACCTGCACTTGTATTATCACCGAAGGAATACAATTCGAAAACTGGATTAGCAATATTTTGTCCAATTACAAGTAAAATTAAAGGTTATCCATTCGAAGTGTTGATTAAATCAAGGAAAATCGATGGAGTAGTTCTTTCCGATCAAGTTAAAAACCTAGATTGGACTATTCGTGAAGCAGAGTTTATTGAATCGGTCAATAAAGTTTCTTTGAAAGAAGTTTTAGATAATATTAAGTTATTATTATTTTAA
- a CDS encoding type II toxin-antitoxin system Phd/YefM family antitoxin, which yields MKSYPVGELKSHFSEVLESVKNGENVGILYGKGKKPIAMIVPMQSKKKEKRKIGLLDGKLQISFARDFEISEEEFLS from the coding sequence ATGAAATCATATCCGGTCGGTGAACTTAAATCGCATTTTTCTGAAGTCTTAGAATCGGTTAAAAATGGTGAAAATGTAGGAATATTATATGGTAAGGGAAAGAAACCTATTGCCATGATTGTTCCAATGCAAAGTAAAAAGAAAGAGAAAAGAAAAATTGGATTATTGGATGGGAAGCTGCAAATTTCTTTCGCGAGAGATTTTGAGATTTCCGAAGAAGAGTTCTTAAGTTAG
- a CDS encoding AbrB/MazE/SpoVT family DNA-binding domain-containing protein, with amino-acid sequence MESIIQKWGNSLGIRIPKAMATELELNDGSHVELQYEGDKIVIYPMRKASLEEKLSKITKQNLHSEISTGNSIGKEAW; translated from the coding sequence ATGGAATCAATTATTCAAAAATGGGGAAATAGCTTAGGAATTAGAATTCCAAAAGCAATGGCAACGGAATTAGAGTTAAATGACGGAAGCCACGTTGAATTACAATATGAAGGGGATAAGATTGTAATATATCCAATGAGAAAGGCCTCATTGGAAGAAAAACTCTCTAAAATTACAAAACAAAATCTTCATTCTGAAATATCTACTGGTAATTCGATAGGTAAGGAAGCGTGGTAA
- a CDS encoding helix-turn-helix domain-containing protein, with protein sequence MKSFRTHLKSKIKNAKFKEKFQEEKELINLSLELHDLREKKGLSQSELAKLAHVTQQQLSKIENGINCNLATFLKVCHALDLEVKVKSRKHIA encoded by the coding sequence ATGAAATCATTCAGAACACATTTAAAATCTAAAATTAAAAATGCGAAATTCAAAGAAAAGTTTCAAGAAGAAAAAGAACTAATTAATTTATCTTTGGAATTACATGATTTAAGAGAAAAGAAAGGGCTTTCTCAATCTGAATTAGCGAAATTAGCTCACGTGACTCAGCAACAACTTTCGAAAATTGAAAATGGAATTAACTGCAATTTAGCTACTTTCTTGAAAGTCTGTCACGCATTAGATTTAGAAGTAAAGGTTAAATCTCGCAAGCATATTGCTTGA
- a CDS encoding PIN domain-containing protein, giving the protein MIVYIDSSVLLSIIFQEPTLDKSISIWKATELRVSSILLEAECKISIKRAYFHNKKKLGTGWKERKLTELDKLLEEINLKNLDSSTMENLNNEDLLSGCRTLDALHLSTAIEFRNELGEELLIFSYDKDFNKIAQELSFKTL; this is encoded by the coding sequence ATGATAGTCTATATAGATTCAAGTGTTTTGCTATCAATTATCTTTCAAGAACCAACTTTAGATAAATCGATTTCAATCTGGAAGGCAACGGAACTCAGAGTAAGTTCGATATTATTGGAAGCAGAATGTAAAATAAGTATTAAAAGGGCTTACTTTCATAATAAAAAGAAACTTGGTACAGGCTGGAAAGAGAGAAAATTAACGGAACTCGATAAACTGCTCGAGGAGATAAATCTCAAAAATTTAGATTCTTCTACAATGGAAAATCTGAATAACGAAGATTTACTTTCTGGTTGCAGGACTTTAGATGCTTTACATTTGTCAACGGCTATTGAGTTTCGCAATGAACTCGGGGAAGAGTTACTTATTTTTTCGTATGACAAAGATTTCAATAAGATAGCACAAGAATTAAGCTTTAAGACTTTGTAA
- a CDS encoding putative toxin-antitoxin system toxin component, PIN family, translating into MLKVLLDTNIYISAILFRGKPRLVFQDLIDEVFTGYISKEILAEIESTLSKPKFKLDDNFIQIVLSEIRDITALVKNKPIQDYLELRDRDDYHILESAFAAKVDYLITGDKDLLTLQKIKNFNIITPDEYLSIKVRNET; encoded by the coding sequence ATGTTGAAGGTATTATTAGATACTAATATTTACATCTCTGCTATTTTATTTAGAGGAAAACCAAGGCTTGTTTTCCAAGATTTAATTGATGAGGTTTTTACAGGATATATTTCGAAAGAAATATTAGCTGAGATTGAATCTACACTCTCTAAACCAAAATTCAAACTTGATGATAATTTTATTCAGATTGTTTTATCTGAAATCAGAGATATTACTGCGCTTGTTAAAAATAAACCTATTCAAGATTATTTAGAGTTAAGAGATAGAGATGATTATCACATTCTGGAGTCTGCTTTTGCAGCAAAAGTAGACTATTTAATTACTGGAGACAAAGATTTATTAACTCTTCAGAAAATTAAGAACTTTAACATCATTACTCCAGATGAGTATTTAAGTATTAAAGTAAGAAACGAAACTTAA
- a CDS encoding type II toxin-antitoxin system RelE/ParE family toxin, which yields MKFKIQLLEPAEEFLLKLENKLKAKAFRTIELLGEFGPELREPFSKKIQGYEGLFELRIKQGSNICRFFYFFEKDRVVILTSGYIKKEQKTSKDQLTKAFKLMKTYRGEQV from the coding sequence GTGAAGTTTAAAATCCAATTATTAGAACCTGCGGAAGAGTTTCTTTTAAAACTGGAAAACAAACTTAAAGCCAAAGCATTTAGAACGATTGAATTATTAGGAGAATTTGGGCCAGAATTAAGAGAACCATTTTCTAAGAAAATTCAAGGTTACGAAGGGCTCTTCGAGCTAAGAATTAAACAGGGTTCTAATATTTGTAGATTCTTTTATTTCTTTGAGAAAGATCGCGTTGTTATTTTAACTTCAGGATATATAAAGAAAGAGCAAAAGACGAGTAAAGATCAATTGACTAAGGCCTTCAAGTTGATGAAGACTTATAGAGGAGAGCAAGTATGA
- a CDS encoding type II toxin-antitoxin system HicB family antitoxin produces the protein MKDIIEYNGFLGSVHFDADDEIFFGKIEGIEDLVSFEGESVKQLKKAFQESVDDYLILCQKAKKSPEKSFKGSFNVRIPTELHRRVYRKSLREGISLNQLVQRALEKEITDLKTPHFG, from the coding sequence ATGAAAGATATTATCGAGTATAACGGATTTTTAGGCTCTGTTCATTTTGATGCAGATGATGAAATATTTTTTGGAAAAATAGAAGGAATCGAAGATTTAGTTTCCTTTGAAGGTGAATCAGTTAAACAATTAAAGAAGGCATTTCAAGAATCAGTAGACGATTATTTAATTTTATGTCAAAAAGCTAAAAAAAGTCCAGAGAAATCTTTTAAAGGTTCATTTAATGTTCGCATACCGACAGAGCTTCATAGACGCGTCTATAGAAAATCTTTGAGAGAAGGTATCTCTTTGAATCAATTAGTTCAGAGAGCTTTAGAAAAAGAAATTACTGATCTCAAAACGCCACACTTCGGCTAA
- a CDS encoding CopG family ribbon-helix-helix protein, protein MNQTVNISFEKALLKEIDKIAKREHRSRSELIREAARAYIEKKTRWQAIFDFTSKVTDRSNISEKDVFNEIKSVRNKRNAS, encoded by the coding sequence ATGAATCAGACTGTTAATATTTCCTTTGAAAAAGCACTTTTAAAAGAAATCGATAAAATTGCAAAGAGGGAACACAGGTCCAGGTCAGAATTGATTCGTGAAGCCGCTAGAGCGTATATTGAGAAAAAAACTAGATGGCAAGCCATCTTTGACTTCACTTCAAAAGTTACTGATCGAAGTAATATTTCTGAAAAGGATGTTTTTAATGAAATTAAATCCGTTAGAAATAAAAGAAATGCTTCTTAA
- a CDS encoding nucleotidyltransferase family protein produces the protein MNSGEVKDILVEHKQELLNLGVQKLLLFGSVARNENHEGSDVDILVQFHSGKKNFDSFMDLSFRLEDLLNTHVDLLTEESLTKDLRDFILSEAILIEI, from the coding sequence ATGAATTCCGGCGAAGTTAAAGATATATTAGTCGAACATAAGCAAGAACTCCTAAATTTAGGAGTTCAAAAACTTTTGCTTTTTGGTTCCGTTGCGAGAAATGAAAATCATGAAGGTAGTGACGTAGATATTCTTGTTCAATTCCATTCTGGTAAGAAAAACTTTGATAGCTTTATGGATCTTTCCTTCCGATTGGAAGATCTTTTAAATACTCACGTTGATCTATTAACTGAAGAGTCTCTTACTAAAGATTTACGAGATTTTATACTTTCTGAGGCAATTCTTATTGAAATCTGA
- a CDS encoding type II toxin-antitoxin system HigB family toxin yields the protein MHVISRRKITEFIEQYPKSRSSLELWYKVLSKTDFGNFSDLRKVFPSTDIVQNLFVFNISGNNFRLIAAIHFNRKKVYIREILTHSEYDKGKWKV from the coding sequence GTGCATGTAATCAGTAGGCGAAAAATTACAGAATTTATTGAACAATATCCTAAATCAAGATCTTCACTGGAATTATGGTATAAAGTCTTAAGTAAGACGGATTTTGGTAATTTTTCAGATTTAAGAAAGGTTTTTCCTTCAACAGATATTGTACAAAATTTATTCGTTTTTAACATATCTGGTAATAATTTCAGACTTATTGCAGCTATTCACTTTAATAGGAAAAAAGTATATATTAGAGAAATCCTAACTCATTCAGAATATGACAAGGGAAAATGGAAGGTATGA
- a CDS encoding potassium channel family protein: MENEETQRQVPFAIIDLATVVLSVYVLTALLLSSFIKLDSELERLLNFIDNLICIFFIFDFTYKLFTAESKLSYLKWGWIDLLSSIPTLDYFRAGRLFRLIRLLRVLRALRSTKNLIHFIFKNKAQGAFSSVALIAFVIIIFSSISILQVEDDPNSNIKTAEDALWWSYTTVTTVGYGDRFPVTTEGRLIAAILMTTGVGLFGTFTGFVASWFVSSKSNDGK, translated from the coding sequence ATGGAAAATGAAGAAACTCAAAGGCAAGTTCCTTTCGCAATTATCGATCTGGCGACGGTTGTATTATCTGTTTACGTTTTAACGGCGTTATTGCTAAGTTCTTTCATTAAACTTGATTCAGAATTAGAAAGATTATTAAATTTTATCGATAATCTGATTTGCATCTTTTTCATCTTTGATTTTACATACAAGTTATTCACTGCGGAAAGCAAGCTCTCGTATTTAAAATGGGGATGGATCGATTTGCTTTCGAGTATTCCTACTTTAGATTATTTTAGGGCAGGGCGACTATTCAGGTTAATTCGGCTTTTACGAGTTCTTAGAGCATTACGATCTACAAAAAACTTAATTCATTTCATTTTTAAAAATAAGGCACAAGGTGCATTCTCTTCTGTTGCTTTAATCGCGTTTGTAATTATTATCTTTTCGTCGATTTCAATTCTTCAGGTTGAAGATGATCCGAATAGTAATATTAAGACTGCGGAAGACGCTCTTTGGTGGTCTTATACAACGGTTACAACAGTAGGTTATGGAGATAGATTTCCTGTTACAACTGAGGGTAGATTGATAGCGGCGATTTTAATGACGACCGGAGTTGGTTTGTTTGGAACTTTCACCGGCTTCGTCGCTTCTTGGTTTGTATCATCGAAATCCAATGATGGAAAGTAA
- a CDS encoding type II toxin-antitoxin system VapC family toxin, with product MNYLLDTHVILWAIGSSNLLSKKVKETIENSENRICVSTVSLWEISLKFRLGKLNLSGIKPSQIPEFLSKSNIEIINLESVDASTYDQLKTTYHRDPFDRMLIWQCILRKFTLISKDSEMKKYKSQGLKTLW from the coding sequence ATGAATTATTTGCTTGATACTCACGTCATTCTTTGGGCTATCGGTTCATCGAATCTGTTAAGTAAGAAAGTTAAAGAAACAATAGAAAACTCAGAGAACCGGATCTGCGTTAGTACGGTCTCCCTTTGGGAAATTTCTTTGAAATTTAGATTAGGCAAACTTAATCTTTCAGGAATAAAACCATCTCAAATTCCTGAATTTCTCTCTAAATCAAATATTGAGATTATTAATCTTGAATCGGTCGATGCAAGTACATATGATCAATTAAAAACGACGTATCACCGCGATCCGTTTGATAGAATGTTGATTTGGCAGTGTATTTTAAGAAAGTTTACATTGATAAGCAAAGATTCGGAAATGAAAAAATATAAATCGCAAGGGTTAAAGACGCTTTGGTGA
- a CDS encoding helix-turn-helix domain-containing protein has protein sequence MKLKTKSFDLLLNKELKNKDFKKDYEALSNEFTLAKEIIKLRKKRNLTQKDLAEKIGTSQPAIARIESGNYKNLSLSLINRLAKALDAEPVIHLKSKNA, from the coding sequence ATGAAACTTAAGACGAAAAGCTTTGATTTACTTCTAAATAAAGAGCTGAAAAATAAAGATTTTAAGAAAGATTATGAAGCTCTTTCCAATGAGTTTACTTTAGCCAAAGAAATTATCAAATTGAGAAAAAAGAGAAATCTGACTCAAAAGGATTTAGCAGAGAAAATTGGCACTTCTCAACCAGCGATAGCACGCATTGAATCAGGAAATTATAAGAACTTATCATTGTCATTGATTAACCGACTTGCAAAAGCACTGGATGCTGAGCCAGTAATACATTTAAAGAGTAAAAACGCTTAA
- a CDS encoding type II toxin-antitoxin system HicA family toxin, giving the protein MSKGEKLVERFKGKPRDFSYDELRKLLSSYGYNESNSGKSSGSRVAWIHSETKHIIRLHKPHPKNILKSYQINQILDELKSEGYIK; this is encoded by the coding sequence GTGTCAAAGGGTGAAAAGTTAGTAGAAAGATTCAAAGGAAAACCAAGAGATTTCTCTTACGATGAGCTTAGAAAGCTACTCTCTAGTTATGGATATAATGAAAGCAATTCCGGCAAATCCTCTGGTTCAAGAGTCGCTTGGATTCATTCAGAAACCAAACATATAATAAGACTTCATAAACCTCATCCTAAAAATATTTTGAAGTCGTACCAGATAAATCAAATTTTAGACGAATTAAAATCGGAGGGCTATATAAAATGA
- a CDS encoding type II toxin-antitoxin system RelE/ParE family toxin, with protein sequence MARKWKVYYYSESENEESEIETFINSKDERNQAKILAWIEKLEELGPNLPRPYADILKNGIHELRIKLSGDQVRILYFFCYKDYVILTNHFIKRSDKVPKTEIDKAMKRREKFLKKYPEKEIGKLLS encoded by the coding sequence GTGGCGAGAAAATGGAAAGTTTACTATTACTCGGAATCTGAGAACGAAGAAAGTGAAATCGAAACTTTTATCAATTCTAAGGATGAACGAAATCAAGCAAAGATATTAGCTTGGATCGAGAAACTTGAAGAATTAGGTCCAAATTTACCAAGACCTTACGCTGATATTTTAAAAAACGGAATTCATGAGCTAAGAATTAAACTTTCCGGCGATCAGGTTCGTATATTATATTTCTTCTGTTATAAAGACTATGTTATACTAACGAATCATTTTATTAAACGGTCTGATAAAGTTCCGAAAACTGAAATTGATAAAGCAATGAAGAGAAGAGAGAAGTTTCTTAAAAAATATCCGGAAAAAGAAATAGGGAAGTTATTATCATGA
- a CDS encoding type II toxin-antitoxin system Phd/YefM family antitoxin, producing the protein MKSVGIRDLKNNLSKYLHLVKAGETIVITEHEQVIAEIKKPSEFLEDSKKRLYLYLEEQNRIGKIKLAKRNKSQIDSIVKKHPKSMSKIEWEAIHKDSRSDRV; encoded by the coding sequence ATGAAATCTGTTGGAATTAGGGATCTTAAAAATAACCTAAGTAAATATTTACACTTGGTAAAAGCCGGGGAAACAATCGTTATTACAGAGCATGAGCAAGTAATAGCGGAGATTAAAAAACCGTCTGAATTTTTAGAAGATTCAAAGAAACGTTTATACCTATATTTGGAAGAGCAGAATCGAATAGGAAAGATTAAGCTTGCGAAAAGAAATAAGTCGCAGATTGATTCAATAGTCAAAAAGCATCCTAAAAGTATGTCAAAAATAGAATGGGAAGCCATTCACAAAGATTCTCGCTCTGATCGTGTCTGA
- a CDS encoding toxin-antitoxin system HicB family antitoxin — MKTKASVLTIRIPSELKHKIEKVAEEQGVSINQLALYAFTKEIQDLETSQYFEKYYKGKTKKQIFADFRNVLSQINSDDKIPAWDKL, encoded by the coding sequence ATGAAAACAAAAGCTAGTGTATTGACTATTAGAATTCCTTCTGAATTGAAGCATAAAATTGAGAAAGTGGCTGAAGAGCAGGGTGTTTCAATAAATCAATTAGCACTTTACGCATTTACAAAAGAAATTCAAGATCTTGAAACTTCTCAATATTTTGAAAAATATTACAAAGGTAAAACTAAGAAACAAATTTTCGCAGATTTTAGAAATGTTCTTTCTCAGATCAATAGCGACGATAAAATTCCTGCTTGGGATAAATTATAA
- a CDS encoding HepT-like ribonuclease domain-containing protein, with the protein MKSDLGYINHIKEEIIFLQIESKKLNRDQFVSDDLMKRAFVRSIEIIGEASNKLSDSFKKKYSDVEWKKLSATRNRLIHGYFVVDYDIVWDLVITKIPNLEIQINLIISKEKTLFD; encoded by the coding sequence TTGAAATCTGATTTAGGTTATATAAATCACATTAAAGAAGAGATTATTTTCTTACAGATTGAATCGAAAAAATTAAATCGTGATCAGTTCGTTTCTGATGATTTAATGAAAAGAGCTTTCGTTAGAAGCATTGAGATAATAGGCGAGGCTTCTAATAAACTATCAGATTCATTCAAGAAAAAATATTCCGATGTGGAATGGAAAAAGCTGTCGGCTACCCGGAATCGCTTAATTCATGGTTACTTTGTAGTGGATTATGATATTGTTTGGGATTTGGTAATAACTAAAATTCCCAATCTAGAAATTCAAATTAATTTAATTATATCAAAAGAAAAAACTCTTTTTGATTAA
- the vapB gene encoding type II toxin-antitoxin system antitoxin VapB: MQTAKLFINGRSQAVRLPKEFQFTGDDVLIQKVGEAVILVPKNKAWNVFLEGLNGFSDDFLEEGREQPKSDKREKF; this comes from the coding sequence ATGCAAACAGCAAAATTATTTATAAATGGAAGAAGTCAAGCGGTCAGATTGCCAAAAGAATTTCAATTTACCGGAGATGATGTCCTTATTCAAAAAGTTGGAGAAGCGGTAATATTAGTTCCTAAGAATAAGGCCTGGAACGTATTTTTAGAAGGATTAAATGGATTTTCAGATGATTTTCTGGAGGAGGGAAGAGAACAACCGAAATCCGATAAAAGAGAAAAGTTTTAA
- the vapC gene encoding type II toxin-antitoxin system tRNA(fMet)-specific endonuclease VapC — protein MYLLDTNICIFLIKKKNAVLLGNLKKKLNKDLFISSLTVAELEFGIQKSEHREKNKVALIEFLTIFNILSFSDKDAESYGFIRADLEKRGSVIGSIDMLLAAQAIANNYIFVTNNTKEFKRIKDLKIEDWTQ, from the coding sequence ATGTATCTTTTGGATACCAATATTTGTATTTTTCTAATTAAAAAGAAAAACGCGGTTCTTTTGGGAAACCTTAAGAAAAAATTAAATAAAGATTTATTTATTTCTTCTTTAACCGTCGCGGAGCTTGAATTTGGAATTCAGAAAAGTGAACATAGGGAAAAAAACAAAGTTGCACTGATTGAATTTTTAACAATTTTTAATATACTTTCTTTTTCTGATAAAGATGCTGAGTCTTATGGGTTCATTAGGGCTGACTTAGAAAAAAGGGGAAGCGTAATTGGTTCAATAGATATGCTTCTTGCAGCTCAAGCAATTGCTAATAATTATATTTTTGTAACTAATAATACAAAAGAATTTAAAAGAATTAAGGACTTAAAAATCGAAGATTGGACCCAATAG
- a CDS encoding HigA family addiction module antitoxin, producing MKTKRIPTPTVSQILREEFLDPLEVTPYRLAKELHVSTSTVLEILHDKRKITIDMSLRLAKFFGMSDKFWINLQNDLEIRKQKEKLKLKLDNIQTLQRTG from the coding sequence ATGAAAACTAAAAGAATTCCGACACCCACAGTCTCTCAAATCCTCAGAGAAGAGTTTTTGGATCCATTAGAAGTAACTCCATATAGACTGGCAAAAGAGCTACATGTTTCCACTTCTACAGTATTAGAGATTTTGCACGATAAGCGTAAAATCACAATCGATATGTCTTTGAGATTGGCTAAATTTTTCGGAATGTCTGATAAATTTTGGATAAATCTTCAAAATGATTTAGAAATAAGAAAACAGAAAGAGAAGTTAAAGCTCAAATTAGATAATATTCAAACGCTTCAAAGAACTGGTTGA